The following proteins are encoded in a genomic region of Flammeovirga pectinis:
- a CDS encoding HYC_CC_PP family protein, translating into MKQLIKNIFLSFVLIVGTIGVMANAHVCQGMLKAINLEPSHECCEMSMDMKEKTDCCDNQTKQVKVDSHYDQVIDVIEVPSYTYQEDISNLWTSVYSFILPESTLRLQNPMQFVFYEVKSPPIFLSIAINVAHSVFIV; encoded by the coding sequence ATGAAACAATTAATCAAAAATATCTTTTTATCTTTTGTATTAATAGTCGGTACAATTGGTGTCATGGCAAATGCTCATGTATGCCAAGGAATGCTAAAAGCTATTAATTTAGAGCCATCTCATGAATGTTGTGAGATGTCTATGGATATGAAAGAAAAAACTGATTGTTGTGATAACCAAACCAAACAAGTAAAAGTAGATAGCCATTACGATCAAGTAATTGATGTTATCGAAGTACCTTCTTATACTTACCAAGAAGATATTTCTAATTTATGGACTTCGGTTTATTCATTTATTCTTCCTGAAAGCACATTAAGATTGCAAAATCCAATGCAATTTGTTTTTTACGAAGTGAAATCCCCCCCAATATTTTTATCTATAGCCATAAATGTGGCTCATTCAGTATTTATAGTATAA